The stretch of DNA GATGTACATATGGGTGTGCCTAAGGAAAAGTGGTACTCACGCATAGTAAAAGGATCGAAATTGTTAAGCTAGAAACCAATTTGTGAGCATAATTTATTCAACTCATGATCTTGATCCGGCTCAAAACCTTCTGTCATGCATTTTTTCCAGGTTTGCAATATTGGTAATCCCCAGCTAAATTAACTTTTTTAGATGATCCACTTTACCAATTTCAGATTAAGGCCTTTTAGGCTAATTAGTGAATAGGCCTCACAATTCCAGCTGCAATAATTCTCGCTAAGAAGTAAGAAGAATGCCCACGTTGTGGCAATTCAGGAACTGGGGTTATCCTACAACATGTACTAGTATACCAGTGTGATTCTGGGTTCCAAACTCCTGTCTTTGAGACAAGTGGGAACAAAAAAGGCCACATCAATTGCCTATTTATCTATAATGTCATCCCCTGGTCTCAAAACTCAATCACAAGTCATCTCACTCGTTAGCTATGACAGATGATTCTCAAGTAGGCAAGCCACAACCAATGTGCCCCGCATAGGATATACCTGACAGAACCGGGTTTGCAACTATGAGTAGCTAATGGGACATGGTAAGCATCGATTAAAGTTTACTTACCAAGAAGCGGAATAATCACATCAATGGTGCAGACAAAAGATACGAATAAAAATTGAAGGAATATCATCTTACTTTAGGAATACAGTTTGCCGAcacagattttttttcttttcttttgagGGGGACAACACTATACATAACTTCCATGATTAAATGACTCAAAATATAATCGTAAAACGTACCTAGGCCATCATAAGGTGGCTGTTGAGCCATAGCATATATAACTGCAAATGAAAAACTAAACGTAAGCAACGGTTAAAATGGGCGAATGAAGCAGTTTAGATTAGCATGAAAATTGTATCCAAAGCATATCTCAAACTTTACTGCCAAGAAAAACTTCGGATAGGATTCATGGTATGATTTGAATACATCTTGAAATTGGAATATTAAGAAGCATCAAGACTTACATAAATCAGGAAATCTAAGAGGAGCAAGTAGGCAATCGACAACCAGTGTGCCCCATATCAGATATATTTCTCCTTGGCAGTATCAATGCTTTCCTACTATGACTAGCATAATGGCTCATAACTTGACACACAAAAATACACTTGATGCTCTGCTGTAGTGACTGCTGCAATGCCACTGGCATCAGCATTGCAACATGGTATGTAACTCATATCAGAGCTAGTCAATGCGGATCTTGCTGGCCTGGGAGTGTCTTGCCATGGTACATAACAAGGAAATCAAATTGTTCACATCCTGCCTGCAGAATATGATCCTGATCAGGAGTACTATTTCTATGCCTCGATGTTATGCTACAAGCAAGGGATGGATAATCTGATAAGAGCTTGGGCTAAAATTACATTGCAAGTAGCAACTGACACTTGCTGCATAACTTATATTCCTCCTCAGTGCTCCGGTAGGAAACAGTGAGTGATCTTTTTTTCATTACTGACTGAGTAAAACTACAATTTAACAATTGCAGTTATTGACTATTAATTCATTCATAGTCTTTTATAGTCTGGTGCTACTAATCTCATGGCTACAGCTTTGTTTTGCAAACTTGGATGGGTGTTTGATGATCAGGGATGCAGTGTAAGTAATAGACTAATAGACAGATTCAGTATGCAGGACAAAGCTGAAGGGTACAAAGGTTACATCATAACATCGATCAAACTAAGCGACTGCTACATCAACTGATATAGCCTACAAGTTATGTTGGAAAATGATTGAGATGAGTCTAATACAGCATAAAATTTAGCATTGCATGAATACAAATATTAACCACAGAATGAACACTGTAGGAGATTCAGACAGGAAGAAAATTCCCTATTAAGTGCTCAAAAACTTGAACGTATTGTCAGGGTGGTGATATAAAACACGATAGTTATTTTACTTTGCTCTTCATAAGAATGCACACCAATAAAACCCGAAGAAAAACAAAAGCATACCAATAAATCCCAGTAAGTAGCCAACGGTCAACCAATAATCGATAACAAAAGTAACAACCAACAAGAGGCCCTGCAAAGCAAAACAAGAACATAAGGAGCATCAAGATATTCAGCAATATCAACTGTAGTAAGGAACAGCGATGATTTTTAGTATCCTGGCTTGCCCTTGCCTAGAAGTTATATAAAAACCAGAGATCATGATAACAAAGTAAGAGAACACAGCCATTCCATATGAACACACCTTTGCATAGAGCAATGAATCAGCGATGAATGTTTCCCAGTGTTCCTCCTTCACAATCTGTTAAGCATCAACTTATTTGGTCAGCAAATTACAAGCTTCATTTTTCATACAAATCATAGTAGTGCTTTTGAGAGACCTGCGTCTGGGACCTAACTGACCCCAAATGCAAATACAGAAAATCGCTAAAATCATGACTGCTGGGCATCATAGATTCATAGCACATAGTGGCACTATGGTCAGGTTAGCATCGCGTGGAAACTGTACATTTCCAGCTCTATTTCACACGCAGCTTAGTGCTCCAACCAGTCGAATTGTCAAATTCCATTACGGCACAAGGAAACCTTTACTCTGAAACACTAGTGGTGGTCATTAGACACCGTACCTTCACTGTGAAGAGCACCAGGAACACGAGCACCGCCTGGATCTCCTGCAGAAACACAGCACAGACGCCGATCCGCGTGAGCCAAAACAGTTCAAGGACCGGCGGGGCGGCGCGATCCGGATCTAGACTCGGGGGCCGCGGGATCTCACCCGTCGGATGAGGCGGCTGTGGAGCTCGGGGTCGTCCTCGGCCGCGGGCGCCGTGGTGCGGGCCGCGAAGTAGGAGAAGAAGGCGATGAGGTGGAGGAAGTAGTAGGGCTCCGAGATGGCCACGTCGAGCCACGGGAACGGGTGGCCCCGCCTGCTCgccccgccgctcgccgccggCGCCGACGCCTCCGTCGCCGTCGCAACCTCCATTTTGCCTGTTCGAACTTTTTTGACACCGGAAACAGTTACGCCTTCCACTGTAAACCCGCTTACTAACAACCCTCAAGTGGGCCCCACCAGTCGCGGGGCCCACCGGTCGGTGAGCTGCCGTTGCTTACACCTTCGCTCGCGTcgtgtttttttttttttggttCGATAAACCCAAAGCCACAGTCTGACAGTCGGTCGCGTCACTAGGGTTTCTCTCCTCCTGCTCCTCGCCGCCGCGATGAGCGCCACCAGGCCGGACCACCGGCGGCACCAGTCGCCGTTCCTGCGGGACCTCTCGTCCCCGATATCCTCGTCCTTCCGCATGCCCCCGGCGTCCGTGCGCCGCGAGGCCCAGGcctccaccccgccgccgcctcccccgcTGCTCTCCCTCGATGACCTGTCCCGCCActccccctcgccgccgccctaCACGCCTCCGCAGGCAGCCATGTCCCCTTCGCCTCCTCCCCCTCGCGGGGGCCTCTTCTCCACCCCGCAACGCTCCAACGGCTCCCCCTCCCCGGCGGCGTGGTGGTCCCCCTCGAGGGAGGAGAAGGCGAGGGATGGTTCCCCGGTCGACGGAGTCGTGCATCAGCAGCAGTCCCCGGGGACGGCCTCCGCACAGCagccgcagcagcagcagcagcaggtgGCGCTGATCACGCTGCCGCCGCCCAGGGAGGTCGCGCGCCCGGAGATGCCGAGGGATTCGGTGCTCTCCACTGGCCGGGTCGACGAGGAGGAATGGGTCACCGTTTTTGGGTATGTCGCCTCTCCTCTTGCTTACCCCGATACGAAGAATGCACTAGATTTCTGGTGGAAATTTGTGGTGTTCGATTCATATAGTCGTGTATGTCTATGCATAGGTTTTCTTGCAATTAGAGGTAAGGGTTGTTGTTTAAGTGATTGGTAAGTGACTGAAGCGGATCAGTGCACAATAAATTGGGAATCCAGTATATCTTGTATGAGGTACACCTGTAGGAGTTGTATGGCATGAGACAGAGCCATG from Triticum urartu cultivar G1812 chromosome 3, Tu2.1, whole genome shotgun sequence encodes:
- the LOC125543139 gene encoding thioredoxin-related transmembrane protein 2-like translates to MEVATATEASAPAASGGASRRGHPFPWLDVAISEPYYFLHLIAFFSYFAARTTAPAAEDDPELHSRLIRREIQAVLVFLVLFTVKIVKEEHWETFIADSLLYAKGLLLVVTFVIDYWLTVGYLLGFIVIYAMAQQPPYDGLGHLNHLTPLQLESLLTEEPTTRFWLVEFRTSFLTPCIQASSVMPELSNIYSNKNISFGLVDLGHFPNAAARFGISMWDHLPTYILFDKATEVARLPEIGNGTKVFVPKVTKKLLCQHFDLDRRLIEFLST
- the LOC125543137 gene encoding nuclear pore complex protein NUP35-like, encoding MSATRPDHRRHQSPFLRDLSSPISSSFRMPPASVRREAQASTPPPPPPLLSLDDLSRHSPSPPPYTPPQAAMSPSPPPPRGGLFSTPQRSNGSPSPAAWWSPSREEKARDGSPVDGVVHQQQSPGTASAQQPQQQQQQVALITLPPPREVARPEMPRDSVLSTGRVDEEEWVTVFGFLPVDTNFVLREFEKCGLVLRHVPGPRDANWMHILYQSRHDAQKALAKHSQQLNSVLIIGVKQVDPWQRPYLNENTDDTYNGGMSVPFPSQAVAPSGFATRNALAPLPSNPMQNGNESNRGASGAIASPAKSVLSKVMDVMFGL